A stretch of Exiguobacterium sp. BMC-KP DNA encodes these proteins:
- the bshA gene encoding N-acetyl-alpha-D-glucosaminyl L-malate synthase BshA, translated as MKKAIGILCYPSVGGSGVVATELGMKLADRGHDVHFITSSMPFRLTEYRPNITVHLVEVNQYSVFKYPPYDITLASKVAEIIDLFDLDVIHAHYAVPHAVCADLGRNMAKKKGVAVVTTLHGTDITVIGQDLEMQPAIRYGIERSDAVTAVSESLALETNATLNAHYDIDVIANSIDESVYYPMRDERLKRHYGIESDEVVVIHISNFRPVKRIDDTLAAFAIAAKDRKMRLLLVGDGPEMGQTRRRAKELGIDDKVIFAGKQEHVAQLLAISDIHVLLSEKEAFGLVVLEAMAIGVPSVVSTAGGLPEVIQDGVTGYIVPTYDVKMAAARIGELADDPMLRERMREEGIRDTRRRFDSNEIVRRYEQVYERVCARHELA; from the coding sequence ATGAAAAAAGCAATTGGAATCCTTTGTTATCCCTCTGTTGGCGGGAGTGGCGTCGTCGCAACGGAGCTCGGTATGAAACTGGCGGATCGTGGACATGACGTTCACTTCATTACGTCGAGCATGCCGTTTCGACTGACGGAATATCGCCCGAACATCACGGTACACTTGGTGGAAGTCAACCAGTATTCCGTTTTTAAATATCCCCCTTATGACATTACACTAGCATCGAAAGTAGCAGAAATTATTGATCTATTCGATCTTGATGTCATTCATGCCCATTATGCTGTGCCGCATGCGGTCTGTGCTGATCTCGGTCGAAACATGGCGAAGAAAAAAGGTGTCGCTGTCGTGACGACGTTGCATGGTACGGACATCACGGTCATCGGACAAGACTTAGAGATGCAACCGGCCATCCGGTATGGTATCGAACGATCGGATGCGGTTACGGCCGTCTCAGAAAGTCTAGCGCTTGAGACGAATGCAACGCTTAACGCGCACTACGACATCGATGTCATTGCGAACTCGATTGATGAGAGTGTCTATTATCCGATGCGTGACGAACGTTTGAAACGACACTACGGCATCGAGTCAGATGAAGTCGTTGTCATTCATATCTCGAACTTCCGACCCGTCAAACGAATCGACGATACACTTGCGGCATTCGCAATCGCAGCGAAAGATCGGAAGATGCGTCTATTGCTCGTCGGCGATGGTCCAGAGATGGGGCAAACGAGACGGCGTGCGAAGGAACTTGGTATTGACGATAAGGTCATCTTTGCCGGTAAACAGGAACATGTCGCGCAATTGCTCGCCATCAGCGACATTCATGTCTTGTTGTCTGAAAAAGAGGCGTTTGGACTTGTCGTTCTCGAAGCAATGGCGATTGGTGTCCCGAGTGTCGTTTCGACAGCAGGTGGATTACCAGAAGTCATTCAGGACGGGGTGACTGGGTATATCGTTCCGACCTACGATGTCAAAATGGCTGCAGCGCGTATCGGTGAACTTGCAGATGATCCGATGTTACGCGAACGAATGAGAGAAGAGGGGATTCGCGATACGCGTCGTCGTTTCGATTCGAATGAGATCGTCCGTCGCTATGAACAAGTGTATGAACGGGTGTGTGCACGTCATGAACTTGCTTGA